A segment of the Arachis hypogaea cultivar Tifrunner chromosome 5, arahy.Tifrunner.gnm2.J5K5, whole genome shotgun sequence genome:
ATGACAAACGTAAGGAGGGACAAAACTATCATGGAAGCATGCACAACATGCATGCAGAATGAGGGGAGAGGTTTTTGGTATATATACCTATAAAATATATGTAGAACCTTGTTTTTATTTGTATGTATATAGTGCCGGATATGTATGTCCCTATAAGTAGGAGTCCCTAACTTTATTTGTTCTTAACACTACTTGAcaaaatacttatatatatagtGGAAGCTAAGCTTATACATAGTGTAGGGCATGCAATAAGCAATAATTATCGATCGTGTGATACTTTCTAGTCTTCAATGGAGTACTACCCACTACTACCAGGCATCTTACATATATACATTTACATGTACAGATCGGATTTCAATTGTAGTATACAATGACAAATTATatacgaaaaaaatattttatatatactatttttggtacatgtttttttgtatattttttagttttttttttttggtggtaatattttttagttttatattaaaaataatttataaaaagtgAGAGAAGATAAAAGACTTTTCCTCTGTACCATATAAAGAAGGTGTGCGAAAGAGATGTAAAAAAAATTGTACAAATATTGTTTCTGGAAAAAAAACTTTGTTGTAAATGTCAATTGAAATCTTGAAGTTATGTTAATGAGGCCTGAATGGGACTTGTCTCTTCTAATGAATAATAATCTTGAagttattgtatttttatttccTCTCACTGCAATCCTCATCCccataattatcattattaagaTAGTAAGAtagcaatttttttttgttattgtgttatttatttattattatcattagtatttattttgtcgCTATCAAGCACGCACTACATACTCCACGTCTAATCAAATTTGACAACTTCTCTTTAATTATTATTCAGTGATTTCCGCATTATTTATAAGTTATAATATAATGAAATAGAAGTATATATTAATTTGGTTGTTTGTGGAGTGAAAAATAAAAGCATTTGGTTTATTAATTAGTCCCGTAACATCATCCACTATATAGGTATAACAAGCTGAAATATTTGGTGATAAGAAATTAGATTGACTTTTTGCTTATTTTAACATATCCAACTCATGACTTGTAATGACCAACAATGACATTGGCATTATTATAAGTGCTAACAAGAGTTTTAAATTTCTTTGATAAACTAAAAGAAGAATTTAACTAgggtttaaaaattataatttggctGTACGATGTCGATGGAACCATTAAATATGCAGTAGTGCACTGTATAATAGTAAGGAAACTAGCTAATATAAGAAGTTAACACTATGCTgacttttagtttaaaattagaGTAATTGCTCGTGAAAATGCAATATAAAGATAAGCTTAATTATCAAGTAAATTGGTGTGACGATAATAAACATATATATTAAGTTTAGCTAGTGTTAATTATTctctacaattaaaaaaattatttgaaaggaACAGATCTTAAAAAATGACTCAACACAGAACAAGCTCTTCTGTATGTTCACTATGTTGTTTTTTGTGTAATGTGATATACTAGTTATATATATTTGtggctaaaaaattttgatatgtaAACAAAATGAGTGATATATTTTAACATGgtaattttgtgtgttttttaaaattacgggagtacacaaatcggaccctccaaATTATTTGGTGATGAAATTTTGCTTCACAAATCGCACGGTCCAATTTGCAGCTGATGGAATTTAAAATCTGAAACGTggaaggtaattttttttttacattttgaagGACACAACTCGCAGGGTTCGAGTTCTACTTCCTCTAATTTCACAACGAGGTGAAGTACCTTTTCTTCTCATAAGCGAATTCAACACTTCCTTTGTTTCCATATCCAAATTAAATTtcctatatttattttttgttcgcATCTCAGCCGATCTATTTACAAATTTGTTCTTAGTTAATAAATTGttgaatacaaaaaataaaatttaaatttttaatatttatttaagtagATAAGTTGACCAATAATCTGATCAATTCAAATTACTTAATTTTGTTTTAGTTGGTTGGGGTGATTATTTTATCTTcagttttttgtattttttttgttggtcATGTCTTCAGTTTTTTGTTTCTTCTGGTGCAATGGGTATTATGGAACTGGGCCTTCCGATTTATCATGGATTACGCTTTGAAGTTGGATAACCATAGTTGAATTTGACACTACAAGAAGAAGAGTGATATTCCAATTGATTTCTGATAATTATCTCAAAAGAATtacgatttttttttaattgattagttattatACCAAAAaagtataatattaattttttttagtataaaaactaattaatcccataaaaataaagtttaaaggtcaaattaaatattttattttgtcaaatatttcattgttttttaaagtaattgtcaaaacaatttaaaagtttttttttccattcaaaaatttttatcaccaaatccaaaaaaaatataagtttttaTAGTATGAATTTAGTCAGATACATCCATAAATCACATTATTTAATGATTCTTAATTATTAGACATTTTTATACGAGTAATCAAATATCCCTCTCCTTGATAATTAAAGATAATGACGGATACCGACATAAAAAAATGAAGATAATTATGGAGAAAAAAATGTTTGTTAAAAGTATCTAAATAAGCATATAGTTAAGAAAAAAAGTTGATATTAATGGATAGGAATAATGATATGATATCTATAATTAAGGGTTGTCCAAATATGGATGATGTGGGAATtgggtaattaactaattatgttAGTTAGTGTTGTGAAATTTTGCGCCTCTCGTGACTCCAAAAAACAAGGATCTTAATTCCTTAATTTCTCTGCATAgcttttccttccattttcccATTCTCTGTTGCTTGCTCCCCCCCACCCTTTTCCTTCTTTCCACATTTCGCAGGGCGCTTCTTCATTATTCTTGGCAAAATGGTATCTCCATTGCAATCAACGCTAGTTattgttattaaataataataattaattattgtttctGTTTTATGCATGGCAGGCAAATGCGGCGTCCGGAATGGCTGTGCACGATGAGTGCAAATTGAAGTTCCAGGAACTAAAAGCAAAGAGGATCTATCGATACATTGTATTCAGAATTGATCAGCAACAAGTTGTGGTCGATAAATTAGGAGGACCTCATGACACCTACGACGATTTCCAGGCCAGTTTGCCAAACGACGAGTGTCGTTATGCTGTCTACGATTTCGATTTCACTACCGACGAGAAATGCCAGAAGAGCAAGATCTTCTTTGTTGCATGGTATAATAATATTCTTAGATATACAATCATTCAtgtattttctgttatttataatatttaacaatgcgtgcgtgcgtgcgcacgTGCTTCCATGCATGCAGGTCCCCTGACAGTTCAAGGGTGAGGATGAAGATGGTGTATGCAAGTTCCAAGGACAGATTCAAGAGGGAGTTGGATGGCATTCAAGTCGAACTTCAAGCAACTGATCCAAGCGAGATGAGCTTGGACATTGTCAAAGCCCGAGCCATCTGATCTTAGAAGGCATCATCAATTCAATCCCTCCTACTGTTTGTTACATCATTTTCTTCTTAGCTTGGATTCAACTTTCACTAATCCAAAACAAAACTCACTCGCATGTACTATTATTATCTTCGACTTCACTCAATTATATGCTCAACAGATATATTATTTTAGAGTGCCTGCCACTATTctctcattttcttttgttttcttctatGTATATTGATACAACCTGTTCTGTACTATAGAAGAGGAATAATGAATGAGTGGCTTGAAACTCAAGTTTGTTAACATATACATGCATGCACTCTAAactctaaacctaatcctaatataCATAATTCTTCTATTCAACAATTTCTGGAAAGTGCTTTACAACGAGGCCTTGTCATGATTAAACCTAGCATAATCCCTTCTATAGCAATCATTTACAATAGGAAGAGATAATTGAAAAGAAAGACAAGAATAAGTGCTGCTTGCTCTTGTATATCTATGTATGCTTTAGTGTAGGATCTGTTAGTTCTTTGAGTTTTGAACTCAATTATGATAAGAGTGCGAGTTCAGCCCAGGCCAATGATGATGACTTGAGCTCCACGCTAGTTGACGTGTCGATTCTGCTCTCAAGCATGACGCATAATTCTCGCATAGACGGGCGAGCAGTGGTATCAGGGTTGATACAGAGGCTCACTACTTCACATATCACTTTGAGGTCATCATATCTGAAATGTTTCAATTCCGGATCCACCACATATGACATCACTTCTGGCATTTCAAGATAGTCCTTGGCCTGCAGAGGCATCACATATACACGTTTAGCATAACCACTTAGCCAAACCAAACGTTTTTTAACATAACATTTTGTCAAGTTTTTCATTACCCAATCAACCAAGTACCCCTTGTTCTTGCAGTATGGAAGTCTTCCACTGATTATCTCCAGTAGAAGTACCCCGAAAGCATGTATGTTTCCTTTTGTATCGAGATGGCGAGCCTCCACGGAATTTGGAAGGACACAAATAGCACCTTGACTGCCAATAGAACCAGAATTCTTTTCTGATCTTTCAAGGATTGTCTTCCAACTTTCGAAATCAACCAACTGCAGTTCAGGTCCAAAGCAATGACAATCTTAAACAAGATGTTGGTTTCTAATAATACATAGCCATGTGCATTACTCTATTCCACTTATTCTAAAACCGGAATAAGATGTTattaaacataatcataattgcTTGTGATTGCTAATTTACAAGATTTGAACTAGTTAGCATGCAAACCTTGGGGGAAAATTCTTCTGTAAGGTATACAGCACTAGAATTCAGCTCTGAAATAGTGAATGGAGGCTCAATTTCCGTATGTAGATACTTGAGCCCACGCGCAATGCCTATTATGATTTTCATACGCCTTGTCCAGGAGAATTGACATCTTTCTCCGTCTGTAGTCGTAAATTTCATGTTTAATGAACTGGAAACGCCTAAATTATAATACACAAGCTAAGAATCATTGGTAAGAAAGTTGACTTACAGCAATGTAGGTGCTCATGAAGTGTCCCATTTGAAGCATATTCAAAAACTAACATCCTTGTAAATGGAGTGCTCTCTCTACAATACCCCAGCAGTTTTCCTGTATTCTCATGATCTAACCTTGCCAAGTCTGCCACCTGAATGCCATGATAGCATAAACATTAGAGAACTTAGCTAAATATTTGTCTGCCAAATCTTGCAATTTCATAAGCACTTGAATGTTTGCATTTACCTCTCTTTGAAAATAGAGTTCAAGATATCCTGTCCAATGCTCCTCCTTGATGCAGAGGGAGATTACAGCAATCTCAGGTCCACCTTTCATGGTTCCCTTGTAGACCACACTGTCTGGTGATGACCCGATTATGTTGCTAAAGTCTTCGCAGGCAACTTCAAGATCTTGTCTGGTAtaccttctcacatccttcaacATCTCGGGGTCTGTACAGTAATAAAGCTAATTACATTGAAAAACGGCTCTATAAACATTAATGTGAACAGATAGTAAAACAAAAAGAAGCTGAACCTATATATACTGTCGTGCTGTCGTTCTGGCTTGTAGATTTTTTCCAAGGAATAATGATGGATGCTTTTTTATTCCACCTCTGAAGGGCAGCGAGAAGAGCAATCAGGAAGAGAGAACCAATCATGGTTCCCGTTATTATTTCTAGAGCCAGAAGCCAAACAGGTTTTGATGCTCCATGATGCTTCGACACATACATATTAGGATTCACCAATGGCTGGCTTCTTGCAGGTGATGCACCGGCTATGAGATAATATTTCATAGTTAGTTTAGGAACACTAGGTCTTACGTTTCTAAGTATCACAGTAAATGACACTTTACTTTTTAATCTATGAGATTATCTAGGAAGAGAAATCTTAATTACATTCATCATTTTTGAATGCTAAAAAAAGGTCATGTCCTGCATACCACATTGAATAGAAGGCCGCTGCTTTGCGTCTTTGTTCTGAATCTGAAGGCAGTTTCCTTGAAAGTATAAACTGATTGGCAGAAAacatatttttgttaaatatgaTGGTGGACAAGAAAACCAACCAACCAAGATGACAATGGTATCAGAAGAATACCTTGGAAGATAATGCAAGCAATCAGGTATGCTGCCAACTAAATAGTTATACGAAAAGTCCGCTACTTTTAACTGAGACCAACGACAGAAGCCAGTTAAATTTGCATTTGTAGCATACCTGAAGAAATTATGGGAACTTTAAGGCATCAATTAACTAAAGTCAAACTTTGATTGGCATAACTAGCATTTTTCGAGGTTCACTTAACAAAGAATTATGCGAATAAGGATACAGAATGCCTTAACCAAAGTATACCAACTAAATTGTACTCACATCCCATTGATAGTTGAGGAAAAATTTGAACTGTCACCACCAGGAACAGGCCCTTGGAGCTTATTCCTATCGAGCCGAAGTTCTTGAAGGTATTTCAAATTCCCAAGCTCCGGAGGTAACCTGCCAGTCAGATCATTGGACTGCAGATTCCTACAAAAGAACACACAGAGAGGAATAAGTATAGGAGTAAACTGGAAAGAGAGTCAATATTTGTTTATCTATTCATCGTGAATTTCTTTTTACATGTTCACAAGTTCAGTTAAATTTCCAAGCTCTGGAGGAATTGGTCCGGATAACTGATTATTTCCCAAGTCCAGCACCTTAAGGGACTTCAACATGCTCAACTCTTTAGGTATTATTCCTATGAGTTCATTGTCGCTCAAAATTCTACAAACACGAAAAACCAAAGTTTAGCTTCAACCATGACATTCTAGAACTAAGAAACTTGGTGATAACATAACAGTGATCAAAACAGAAGGTATTCAAGGAAGAGGGGAAAATGAACATACAGTTCTTGCAAGTAGGTGATTTGCCCCAACTCTGGTGCAAGAAATCCCTTCAACGATGATCCTGAAATGTTTCTGCAAAGAACAACCCCAATCAATGTGCTAACTCAGAAaattcatttcatcattttgctCATAATAATCATACAAGACATTTCAAATGCAACAGAAGCAGAAGGAGCAATAAAAAAGTAATATCTTACAGTTTGATGACATGATCTCTAGCAGTAGTGCATAAGACACCAAACCAGTTACAAGGATCTGAATCTATCGTATTCCAATTGGATAGAGCTAGAAAAGGGTCATCATACATGGCTTCTTTGAAGCTAGAAAGCGCCCAAACTGCACAGAACAAATATAAAGCAATGCAACTTCATTACATTGAATTGAACCCCACAATGTATAAAGTTAGCACATTACTACAACGAaaacaagatttgaaaagaaaaaagtaatcAATTGAGATCTGAAAACAAAAGGAGTGAATGTCATACCTTCATTTGGGGGCAGAGAATCAGAAGCCACAAGAGCGAACATGGAAACCAAACccagaaacaacaacaacaatgaagtgCATAGCTTCTTCatatttcccttttctttctccccCTAAAGTTCTCCACTTTCTGTTATATATCTAACAAGAACCAAAGACCTCTTCTTTCCAAGAACAAAAACAGCAGAACCGAATACATGACTGAAGAATATATGAGCTAGTTGCTACAACCACTTCAATGGTTCCAAAGAATGCATGCTAATTAGCAGTTTAAAATGATTGAGATAAACAAAGTGAGGagggaaagaaaaaaaggaagcaGTTTAAAATCCAAGAATTAGTAACTGCCACTGGAAAGAATAACCAACTAGCTGGTTGGGAatttgggatgagaaggatggtGACAGTGACACTGGAAACTGAACTCAAAGTGTGAAGAAAACCCAGAGAAGAGTGAGaacaaaaaattgaaactttgatTCACAGAGAGTTTAGCTACCAAGTGAGTGCCAAGAATCAAtgcattttcatcaagaaaactAGCCTCTTAATTAGCCTGAAAAAAAGGCACCTTTATGTTGAAAATGGcggttttttattattaaaaaattgaacCTTTTTATTTTTGGGATGTTGCTGTTGTGCTATGTGACACTAATTAGGGATTAGAGTGAGCTAATTGGTAAGACTAGGAGTCCATTATTAACAACTAATTTGAGGGTTAAACAGCCAGCGATCATAATTATGAGGTCCTCAAACTATTAGGTAATACtattattctattctatttatattatatttataatttataatgataaacaaaaatgactttagcaattattttattttatttgttcaaTTTGTGTTGTCCCTCCTCTCAtggattcaattcaatttaacatGTAAAGTCAGTGTCAATCAATTCcgtagttttcttttcttttttaacaaatattctgACTTTTCGTTCATCTAAGATGTTATTTCATGATTAAACtttgttatttattatattttttcgttcttaatattttagaattaatataaaattataaaaaaaacaaagtaGTAATGAATTAATGATTTATCTTATTTAAAGAAAAGGAATAATGTTACAAATTACTAtcgtattaatttttttgtagtgGCATATAGTTtatcattttcaaaaaatatatataaaaaattaatttttaaatagttaatacgggcctgctacacatacaagcaaaaaaGCTCTACAAGTTTTACAAATTCCCAACTCACACATCATTCACACGCGCACTCATCTCACTTTGAATGGAGCGTAAATTACACGCGCCCCACTCAAACGGTTTCTCTTCGCAAATAGCGCTCCTTAATGGCGCACTCTTCCACTTCTCCAACGcgttcaaagaaaacacaaaccgTCCATTTTCGAGCAACATTCCAAACTGCAGAGATAGCACTTGTCGCGAAGATCAGAACTCTCTATCAACACAACGTAGAACTCTCGATCAAGAATCTCAAGAAAAAACGAGGttataatactcaaggtacgttaTGTTACTATTTTACTCATATTCTATATTTTTCAGATTTCGAAAacgaagaactaggttttactgttcttctacatTCTTCTAAGTTTTACTGTTCTTGTTCTAAGTCTCATTTTACAGTTTTTAATATTCTACTTGTTCTACgttttactgttattcttggTTCTAGGTTATAGTGTTCTTCTTAGTTGTTCTAGGTATTACTGTAGTTGTTTTTTTAGTTCTTCTGGTAATTGATTGTTTGGAATATAATGCGTAATTTGCTGGGTGTATATGGAGTAACTTGTTGGGTGTATATCACATactttgttgggtgtatatttctgaactgatatactgtaatatATTCAACAGTTGCACTGTTCTAATATTTGATTGTTCATGGGTGTATATTacttgaccttgtaatgttgtttgtccttgtatattaatgcatgtttgagtgatatctgactgatatctatgggtgtatctgacttatatctatgggtgtatcttatttATATCCTTAGGTGTATCttgctgatatctatgggtgtatttttctgaACTAATATACTGTAATATATATCAACAGTTGCACTGTTCTAATATTTGattgtccatgggtgtatattatttgaccttgtaatgttgcttgcccttgtatattaatgcatgtttgagtgatatctgattGATATCTATGGGTTAtttgactcatatctatgggtgtatcttatttATATTCTTGGGTGTATCttgctgatatctatgggtgtatttttctgaactgatatactgtaatatATATTCAACAGTTGCACTGTTCTAATATTTGATTGTCCATGGGTGTATGTTGTctgaccttgtaatgttgcttgcccttatatattaatgcatgtttgagtgatatctgactgatatttatgggtgtatctgactcatatctatgggtgtattttatttatatcCTTGGGTGTATCTTGCTTATATCTATGAGTGTActttttatttcagaaaaaatgaCAGACAGAAACCAAACTGGAAGAAATGTAAGTGTGCTTAGATGAAATAAATGTCAGCTAGGTAAATgtgtttaaaaagtaaataactcTATATTACATTTCTCAATTAATATGGTTGATTAAACATAATATTCTTTTTAACTGTAGGACGAGGTGGACCACTTTAGAGTGGAATATGCTTCCAGGATTCTATTCCATGACATGAATCTAAACAAAACTGAAGCCATTAGGAAAAGTAATGCAATAAGATTGTCCAAGCCATCCTCATTTttattgagtccatattgtcagaTATATTCTGAGGATATTGACACTGTTTAATGTAAATGTTATATAGTCCTGTAACAAATTGAACACATGctgtaaaaaattttcaattatagtccagtttattgtaaaatttctttcaataattaaaatctctcagctgtattcaaaatgtatgaattacatgtacta
Coding sequences within it:
- the LOC112801484 gene encoding actin-depolymerizing factor 7-like, producing MANAASGMAVHDECKLKFQELKAKRIYRYIVFRIDQQQVVVDKLGGPHDTYDDFQASLPNDECRYAVYDFDFTTDEKCQKSKIFFVAWSPDSSRVRMKMVYASSKDRFKRELDGIQVELQATDPSEMSLDIVKARAI
- the LOC112801483 gene encoding probable LRR receptor-like serine/threonine-protein kinase At1g63430 isoform X2 — translated: MKKLCTSLLLLFLGLVSMFALVASDSLPPNEVWALSSFKEAMYDDPFLALSNWNTIDSDPCNWFGVLCTTARDHVIKLNISGSSLKGFLAPELGQITYLQELILSDNELIGIIPKELSMLKSLKVLDLGNNQLSGPIPPELGNLTELVNMNLQSNDLTGRLPPELGNLKYLQELRLDRNKLQGPVPGGDSSNFSSTINGMYATNANLTGFCRWSQLKVADFSYNYLVGSIPDCLHYLPSLYFQGNCLQIQNKDAKQRPSIQCAGASPARSQPLVNPNMYVSKHHGASKPVWLLALEIITGTMIGSLFLIALLAALQRWNKKASIIIPWKKSTSQNDSTTVYIDPEMLKDVRRYTRQDLEVACEDFSNIIGSSPDSVVYKGTMKGGPEIAVISLCIKEEHWTGYLELYFQREVADLARLDHENTGKLLGYCRESTPFTRMLVFEYASNGTLHEHLHCYGERCQFSWTRRMKIIIGIARGLKYLHTEIEPPFTISELNSSAVYLTEEFSPKLVDFESWKTILERSEKNSGSIGSQGAICVLPNSVEARHLDTKGNIHAFGVLLLEIISGRLPYCKNKGYLVDWAKDYLEMPEVMSYVVDPELKHFRYDDLKVICEVVSLCINPDTTARPSMRELCVMLESRIDTSTSVELKSSSLAWAELALLS
- the LOC112801483 gene encoding probable LRR receptor-like serine/threonine-protein kinase At1g63430 isoform X1, which translates into the protein MKKLCTSLLLLFLGLVSMFALVASDSLPPNEVWALSSFKEAMYDDPFLALSNWNTIDSDPCNWFGVLCTTARDHVIKLNISGSSLKGFLAPELGQITYLQELILSDNELIGIIPKELSMLKSLKVLDLGNNQLSGPIPPELGNLTELVNMNLQSNDLTGRLPPELGNLKYLQELRLDRNKLQGPVPGGDSSNFSSTINGMYATNANLTGFCRWSQLKVADFSYNYLVGSIPDCLHYLPSLYFQGNCLQIQNKDAKQRPSIQCAGASPARSQPLVNPNMYVSKHHGASKPVWLLALEIITGTMIGSLFLIALLAALQRWNKKASIIIPWKKSTSQNDSTTVYIDPEMLKDVRRYTRQDLEVACEDFSNIIGSSPDSVVYKGTMKGGPEIAVISLCIKEEHWTGYLELYFQREVADLARLDHENTGKLLGYCRESTPFTRMLVFEYASNGTLHEHLHCYGERCQFSWTRRMKIIIGIARGLKYLHTEIEPPFTISELNSSAVYLTEEFSPKLVDFESWKTILERSEKNSGSIGSQGAICVLPNSVEARHLDTKGNIHAFGVLLLEIISGRLPYCKNKGYLVDWVMKNLTKCYVKKRLVWLSGYAKRVYVMPLQAKDYLEMPEVMSYVVDPELKHFRYDDLKVICEVVSLCINPDTTARPSMRELCVMLESRIDTSTSVELKSSSLAWAELALLS